The Actinomadura sp. WMMB 499 genome includes a window with the following:
- a CDS encoding biotin-dependent carboxyltransferase family protein — protein MKRALDVLATGPRATVQDLGRAGHAALGVGTSGAADPASLRLANRALGNPEGAAAIEVTLGGLRIRARGGVFAAVTGAPAPLVLGGRPAAPNTVLHVPDGAELRLGAPPTGLRSYLAVRGGVAVPPVLGSRSTDTLSGLGPPPLEPGAVLPVGPAPAAPPLLDVLPVAPPPAGTVELRAVPGPRADWFVPGALDALFTGTFEVTSETDRVGMRLDGPRLKHAERGELPSEGTVTGALQVPPSGRPVLFLADHPVTGGYPVIAVVAAADVGRAAQARPGQRLRFRPVHAPDLDLRKAPQ, from the coding sequence GTGAAGCGGGCGCTGGACGTTCTCGCCACCGGCCCCCGCGCCACCGTCCAGGACCTCGGCCGCGCCGGGCACGCGGCGCTCGGCGTCGGGACGTCCGGCGCCGCGGACCCCGCGTCGCTGCGGCTGGCGAACCGGGCGCTCGGCAATCCCGAGGGCGCCGCCGCGATCGAGGTCACCCTCGGCGGCCTGCGGATCCGCGCCCGCGGCGGCGTCTTCGCGGCCGTCACCGGCGCCCCGGCCCCGCTCGTCCTCGGCGGCCGCCCCGCCGCGCCGAACACCGTCCTGCACGTCCCGGACGGCGCCGAACTGCGGCTCGGCGCGCCGCCGACCGGGCTGCGCAGCTACCTCGCGGTGCGCGGCGGCGTCGCCGTCCCGCCCGTCCTCGGCTCCCGCTCCACCGACACGCTGTCGGGCCTCGGCCCGCCGCCGCTCGAGCCCGGCGCCGTCCTGCCCGTCGGGCCGGCCCCGGCCGCACCGCCGCTGCTGGACGTCCTGCCCGTCGCGCCGCCGCCTGCCGGGACGGTCGAGCTGCGCGCCGTCCCCGGCCCCCGCGCGGACTGGTTCGTCCCCGGCGCCCTCGACGCCCTGTTCACCGGGACGTTCGAGGTCACCAGCGAGACCGACCGCGTCGGGATGCGGCTGGACGGACCCCGTTTGAAGCACGCGGAACGGGGCGAACTACCCAGCGAGGGAACCGTCACCGGGGCGCTGCAGGTCCCGCCGTCCGGACGTCCCGTGCTGTTCCTCGCCGACCATCCGGTGACCGGTGGCTACCCGGTCATCGCCGTCGTCGCCGCCGCCGACGTGGGACGCGCCGCCCAGGCGCGCCCCGGCCAGCGGCTCCGGTTCCGTCCGGTCCACGCACCGGACCTGGACCTCAGGAAGGCACCGCAATGA
- a CDS encoding carbohydrate ABC transporter permease, which produces MVGRRHPEWVGLENYKELMGDERFWSSFRNNVLVILGMAIVPTIVGLVLAGALTDLIDRHFGSRTAAVLRACIYLPQVLPVVIAGVVWSWLLAPTTAR; this is translated from the coding sequence GTGGTCGGGCGTCGGCACCCCGAGTGGGTCGGCCTGGAGAACTACAAGGAGCTGATGGGGGACGAGAGGTTCTGGTCCTCCTTCCGCAACAACGTCCTCGTCATCCTCGGCATGGCGATCGTCCCGACGATCGTCGGGCTGGTCCTGGCTGGCGCGCTGACCGACCTGATCGACCGGCACTTCGGCTCCCGCACCGCCGCCGTCCTGCGCGCCTGCATCTACCTGCCGCAGGTGCTGCCGGTCGTCATCGCGGGCGTGGTGTGGAGCTGGCTGCTGGCCCCGACGACGGCGCGGTGA
- a CDS encoding putative hydro-lyase — MTRSVPPDRAPDRAPLDPGALTPEQARALFRAGLRVPTAGWCTGRTQANLIAVPRDQAYDLLLFAQRNPKPCPLLEVTDPGAVSAPIFSGDLRTDLPGYIVYENGEPVAEVTDVTEHWRDDLVSFLIGCSFTFETALRDAGVPIRHVEQGVNVPMYRTNRPCRRAGEFGGPLVVSMRPVPAAQIADAVRVTARYPSVHGAPVHVGDPLELGIEDLGRPDYGDPVDVRVDELPVFWACGVTPQAAVAASRPKFAIGHAPGHMAITDARDTRYLVP; from the coding sequence ATGACCCGCTCCGTTCCCCCCGACCGTGCCCCCGACCGGGCGCCGCTCGACCCGGGGGCGCTGACGCCCGAGCAGGCCCGCGCCCTGTTCCGGGCCGGGCTCCGCGTCCCCACCGCCGGCTGGTGCACGGGCCGGACGCAGGCGAACCTCATCGCCGTCCCGCGCGACCAGGCCTACGACCTGCTGCTGTTCGCCCAGCGCAACCCGAAGCCGTGCCCGCTGCTCGAGGTGACCGACCCCGGCGCCGTCTCCGCCCCGATCTTCTCCGGCGACCTGCGCACCGACCTGCCCGGATACATCGTCTACGAGAACGGCGAGCCGGTCGCCGAGGTCACCGACGTCACCGAGCACTGGCGCGACGACCTCGTCTCGTTCCTGATCGGCTGCAGCTTCACGTTCGAGACGGCCCTGCGCGACGCCGGGGTCCCGATCCGGCACGTCGAGCAGGGCGTCAACGTCCCGATGTACCGGACGAACCGGCCCTGCCGGCGCGCCGGGGAGTTCGGCGGCCCGCTCGTCGTGTCGATGCGCCCGGTGCCCGCCGCCCAGATCGCCGACGCCGTCCGCGTCACCGCGCGCTACCCGTCCGTCCACGGCGCGCCGGTGCACGTCGGGGACCCCCTCGAACTCGGCATCGAGGACCTCGGCCGTCCCGACTACGGCGATCCGGTGGACGTGCGGGTCGACGAGCTCCCGGTGTTCTGGGCGTGCGGCGTCACCCCGCAGGCCGCCGTCGCGGCGTCCCGGCCCAAGTTCGCGATCGGCCACGCCCCCGGCCACATGGCGATCACCGACGCCCGCGACACCCGGTACCTGGTGCCCTGA
- a CDS encoding cellulose-binding domain-containing protein gives MGGAVALAAVLLSLLSSGDPPSPGAAPGGTSGGPSAVAQGAACEVAYRVDGTWPAGFQATVRITNLGDGPIDGWRLGFDLPDGQAVTQLWNGTPVQDGATVTVTPAGWNRSIPAGGTVEFGFLGSSAGDGGTTPEGFLLNGARCR, from the coding sequence GTGGGCGGCGCGGTGGCGCTCGCCGCGGTGCTGCTGTCGCTGCTCTCCTCCGGCGACCCGCCGTCGCCGGGCGCCGCGCCGGGCGGGACGTCCGGCGGCCCGTCGGCCGTCGCGCAGGGCGCGGCGTGCGAGGTCGCGTACCGGGTCGACGGGACTTGGCCGGCCGGGTTCCAGGCGACGGTGCGGATCACCAACCTCGGCGACGGGCCGATCGACGGGTGGCGGCTCGGGTTCGACCTGCCGGACGGGCAGGCCGTCACGCAGCTGTGGAACGGGACGCCGGTGCAGGACGGCGCCACCGTGACGGTCACGCCCGCGGGCTGGAACCGGTCGATCCCGGCGGGCGGGACGGTCGAGTTCGGCTTCCTCGGCAGCAGTGCCGGGGACGGCGGGACGACGCCCGAGGGGTTCCTGCTGAACGGCGCGCGCTGCCGCTGA
- a CDS encoding LacI family DNA-binding transcriptional regulator → MVKITDVARHAGVSPSTVSYVLSGKRSISEETTRRVRASIRELGYRPHAGARALASSRSNVVALMLPLRSGVAVPVVMGFATSVVTAARRHDHDVLLLTQEEGEDGLRRVADSALVDALIVMDVQLRDPRLPLLRSLDRPSVLIGFPADADDLTCIDLDFHAAGAACARHLAALGHREVAMIGSPPEVYERETGFAQRVTEGFAAAVREHGMTGDVHPCEASADAAKDLVGRLLRERPDLTGILVHNEQVVDTVVRALRAEGRRVPQDVSIVAICPDELAEHADPPLSSVAIPAGEVGGRAVELLMAKLDGEPVPAATLLPPTLTPRASSTTATR, encoded by the coding sequence GTGGTCAAGATCACTGACGTGGCGCGGCACGCGGGCGTGTCGCCGAGCACCGTCTCCTACGTGCTGAGCGGCAAGCGCTCGATCTCGGAGGAGACCACCCGGCGCGTCCGCGCGAGCATCCGGGAACTCGGTTACCGCCCGCACGCGGGGGCCCGCGCCCTCGCCAGCAGCCGGTCCAACGTCGTCGCGCTGATGCTGCCGCTGCGCAGCGGCGTCGCCGTGCCCGTCGTGATGGGCTTCGCGACGTCGGTCGTCACCGCCGCCCGCCGGCACGACCACGATGTCCTGCTGCTCACCCAGGAGGAGGGCGAGGACGGGCTGCGCCGCGTCGCCGACAGCGCGCTCGTCGACGCGCTCATCGTGATGGACGTCCAGCTCCGCGACCCGCGGCTGCCCCTTCTCCGGTCGCTGGACCGGCCCAGCGTGCTCATCGGGTTCCCCGCCGACGCCGACGACCTGACCTGCATCGACCTCGACTTCCACGCGGCGGGCGCGGCGTGCGCCCGGCACCTGGCCGCGCTCGGGCACCGCGAGGTCGCGATGATCGGCTCCCCGCCCGAGGTGTACGAGCGGGAGACCGGGTTCGCGCAGCGCGTCACCGAGGGGTTCGCCGCGGCGGTCCGCGAGCACGGCATGACCGGGGACGTCCACCCGTGCGAGGCGAGCGCGGACGCGGCGAAGGACCTGGTCGGACGGCTGCTGCGGGAGCGCCCGGACCTCACCGGGATCCTCGTCCACAACGAGCAGGTCGTCGACACCGTCGTCCGCGCGCTGCGCGCCGAGGGTCGCCGCGTCCCGCAGGACGTGTCGATCGTGGCGATCTGCCCGGACGAGCTGGCCGAGCACGCCGATCCGCCGCTGTCGTCCGTCGCGATCCCCGCCGGGGAGGTGGGCGGCCGCGCGGTCGAGTTGCTGATGGCCAAGCTCGACGGCGAGCCCGTCCCGGCCGCGACCCTGCTGCCGCCGACCCTGACCCCTCGCGCCAGCAGCACCACCGCCACCCGCTGA
- a CDS encoding carbohydrate ABC transporter permease — protein sequence MTATLTKRTRTPAGDRRDRRDAPGRRHRRGPSAYAVLVALIAMAGIMLIPFAVVLFNALKTPQEYSSNGPLSPPEGVYLDGLRAFWERTDFGQVLVNSAVISGSVAVLAVLLSVLNAYALGIGRIKGRMWVLVLLLLANTLPQEALVYPLYYLSKEFGLYDTRIAVIIVFTVIQSAFGTYLLSSVLSAFPRPLLEAARIDGAGRFQILWRVVVPVIRPTLMVMMVFFFVWTWNEFLIPMVFLISNDNQTVSVALGVLQGQRMMDATMSSAASLLGLLPTVIFFLIFQRTLSRGLTAGAVK from the coding sequence GTGACCGCGACGCTCACCAAGCGCACCCGCACCCCGGCCGGCGACCGCCGCGACCGCCGCGACGCGCCCGGCCGGCGGCACCGCCGCGGACCGTCCGCCTACGCGGTGCTGGTCGCGCTGATCGCGATGGCAGGGATCATGCTGATCCCGTTCGCCGTCGTGCTGTTCAACGCGCTGAAGACCCCGCAGGAGTACTCGTCCAACGGTCCCCTGTCGCCGCCCGAGGGCGTCTACCTGGACGGCCTCCGCGCGTTCTGGGAGCGCACCGACTTCGGCCAGGTGCTGGTCAACAGCGCGGTCATCAGCGGCTCGGTCGCGGTCCTGGCGGTGCTGCTGTCGGTCCTGAACGCCTACGCGCTCGGCATCGGCCGCATCAAGGGCCGCATGTGGGTCCTCGTCCTGCTTCTCCTGGCGAACACGCTGCCGCAGGAGGCGCTGGTCTACCCGCTGTACTACCTGTCCAAGGAGTTCGGCCTCTACGACACCCGGATCGCGGTGATCATCGTGTTCACGGTGATCCAGAGCGCGTTCGGCACCTACCTGCTGTCGTCGGTGCTGTCGGCGTTCCCGCGCCCGCTGCTGGAGGCGGCCCGCATCGACGGCGCCGGACGGTTCCAGATCCTCTGGCGGGTCGTGGTCCCGGTGATCCGGCCGACGCTGATGGTGATGATGGTCTTCTTCTTCGTGTGGACCTGGAACGAGTTCCTGATCCCCATGGTCTTCCTGATCTCCAACGACAACCAGACGGTCTCGGTCGCCCTCGGCGTCCTGCAGGGCCAGCGGATGATGGACGCCACGATGTCCAGCGCCGCCTCGCTGCTCGGCCTGCTCCCGACCGTCATCTTCTTCCTCATCTTCCAGCGCACGCTCTCGCGCGGACTCACGGCAGGAGCAGTGAAGTAG
- a CDS encoding ABC transporter substrate-binding protein, whose product MMKAGKGAALIAAVAASALALTGCGGGDAESDPNVLRLWHYESPDSAMGVAWNAAIKEFEKSHPGVKVEFEEKGFEQIQKTASMVLNSDDAPDIMEYNKGNATAGQLSSQGLLADMTAEVQERGWDKLISPNVAVTAKYDDQGTMGGDKWFGVPNYAEYVMVYYNKEMFEEHGVEVPTTMAEFTGALDKFVAEGVTPLTNAGAEYMAHQFVYQHALSKADRNWIDSLQRYTGPANFGDAAWTHGATTFQDWVEKGYVDKNTVGQKAEEAGVAFMKGEYPMMFSGSWWFGRVNAESKFDWGTFVWPEAKFTLGSSGNLWVVPESSENKELAYDFINITLQKHIQNQLGNAGGIPSPPTRPRSPTRSPSSSSRTSTSWRRATSSPTTRTGRWRASTTPWSRRRSRS is encoded by the coding sequence ATGATGAAGGCAGGCAAGGGCGCGGCCCTGATCGCGGCGGTGGCCGCGAGCGCGCTCGCGCTCACGGGCTGCGGCGGCGGCGACGCCGAGTCCGACCCGAACGTCCTCAGGCTCTGGCACTACGAGTCGCCCGACAGCGCGATGGGCGTCGCCTGGAACGCGGCGATCAAGGAGTTCGAGAAGTCCCACCCGGGCGTCAAGGTCGAGTTCGAGGAGAAGGGCTTCGAGCAGATCCAGAAGACCGCCTCGATGGTCCTGAACTCCGACGACGCCCCCGACATCATGGAGTACAACAAGGGCAACGCCACCGCCGGGCAGCTGTCCAGCCAGGGGCTGCTCGCGGACATGACCGCCGAGGTCCAGGAGCGGGGCTGGGACAAGCTGATCAGCCCGAACGTCGCCGTCACCGCGAAGTACGACGACCAGGGCACCATGGGCGGCGACAAGTGGTTCGGGGTCCCGAACTACGCCGAGTACGTCATGGTCTATTACAACAAGGAGATGTTCGAGGAGCACGGCGTCGAGGTCCCGACCACGATGGCCGAGTTCACCGGGGCGCTCGACAAGTTCGTCGCCGAGGGCGTCACGCCGCTGACCAACGCGGGCGCCGAGTACATGGCGCACCAGTTCGTCTACCAGCACGCCCTCTCCAAGGCCGACCGCAACTGGATCGACAGCCTCCAGCGCTACACCGGCCCGGCGAACTTCGGCGACGCCGCCTGGACGCACGGCGCGACCACGTTCCAGGACTGGGTCGAGAAGGGGTACGTCGACAAGAACACCGTCGGGCAGAAGGCCGAGGAGGCCGGGGTCGCCTTCATGAAGGGCGAGTACCCGATGATGTTCTCCGGCAGCTGGTGGTTCGGCCGCGTCAACGCCGAGTCGAAGTTCGACTGGGGCACGTTCGTCTGGCCCGAGGCCAAGTTCACGCTCGGTTCCAGCGGCAACCTCTGGGTCGTCCCGGAGAGCTCCGAGAACAAGGAGCTCGCCTACGACTTCATCAACATCACGCTGCAGAAGCACATCCAGAACCAGCTCGGCAACGCGGGCGGCATCCCATCGCCGCCGACCCGGCCGCGATCACCGACGAGAAGTCCAAGCAGCTCATCGCGGACTTCGACAAGCTGGCGGAGGGCGACAAGCTCGCCTACTACCCGGACTGGCCGGTGGCGGGCTTCTACGACGCCCTGGTCGCGCAGACGCAGCAGATCATGA
- a CDS encoding carbohydrate ABC transporter permease, with translation MELAAGPDDGAVNALLEAVGLGSLAHNWLGDPSTALWSVLAVMVWTQIGFPLVIFMSGLQRVDPSLYEAAEIDGASWARRFWHVTVPQIRPEIFVVLLWTTIAALKAFPQIFVLTKGGPGGATNVPSYYSYVNFFEKQDVGYGSAIATVLTLVIIALTVVFLRAQGRELEGEDR, from the coding sequence GTGGAGCTGGCTGCTGGCCCCGACGACGGCGCGGTGAACGCGCTCCTGGAGGCCGTGGGCCTCGGCTCGCTCGCGCACAACTGGCTCGGCGACCCGTCCACCGCGCTCTGGTCCGTGCTGGCCGTCATGGTCTGGACGCAGATCGGGTTCCCGCTCGTGATCTTCATGTCGGGGCTGCAGCGGGTCGACCCGTCGCTGTACGAGGCGGCCGAGATCGACGGGGCCTCGTGGGCCCGCCGGTTCTGGCACGTCACGGTCCCGCAGATCCGCCCGGAGATCTTCGTGGTCCTGCTCTGGACGACGATCGCCGCGCTGAAGGCGTTCCCGCAGATCTTCGTCCTCACCAAGGGCGGACCGGGCGGGGCGACGAACGTGCCGTCCTACTACTCCTACGTCAACTTCTTCGAGAAGCAGGACGTGGGGTACGGCTCGGCGATCGCGACCGTGCTGACCCTCGTGATCATCGCGCTGACCGTCGTCTTCCTGCGGGCGCAGGGACGCGAGCTGGAAGGGGAGGACCGGTGA
- a CDS encoding GH1 family beta-glucosidase — protein sequence MVFPEGFLWGTATASYQIEGAAAEDGRAPSIWDTFSRTPGRVLNGDTGDVATDHYHRWREDVAAMARLGVGAYRFSISWSRVLPGGEPNAKGIDFYSRLVDELLDHGIAPVATLYHWDLPQELEDAGGWPVRDTALRFAEYAERMGRALGDRVHTWTTLNEPWCSAFLGYASGVHAPGRTGPVDALKAAHHLNLGHGLANGALRGVVAPDARHSVTLNLHHLRGEDEAVRRVDAVSNRVFLDPMLGRGYPADLKDDTAGLTDWSFVRDGDEETIAAPLDVLGVNYYSPTLVRTWDGTSPREHADGHRQGAATPFVGCDDVEFAVQPGPYTAMGWPIDATGMDELLRRLHREYPGIPLMVTENGAAFDDEVDAEGGVRDDRRVAYLRDHIAAVGRAIAAGADVRGYFAWSLLDNFEWAYGYSKRFGLIHVDYPTGERTWKDSAFWYRDAIGTNGAKIDAPDNDGTARGQDH from the coding sequence ATGGTGTTTCCCGAGGGGTTCCTCTGGGGTACGGCCACCGCGTCCTACCAGATCGAGGGGGCGGCGGCCGAGGACGGCCGCGCGCCGTCCATCTGGGACACCTTCAGCCGCACGCCGGGCAGGGTGCTGAACGGCGACACCGGCGACGTCGCCACCGACCACTACCACCGGTGGCGCGAGGACGTCGCCGCGATGGCGCGGCTCGGGGTCGGCGCGTACCGGTTCTCCATCTCGTGGTCGCGCGTCCTGCCCGGCGGGGAGCCGAACGCGAAGGGGATCGACTTCTACTCGCGGCTGGTCGACGAGCTGCTCGACCACGGCATCGCGCCCGTCGCGACCCTCTACCACTGGGACCTCCCGCAGGAGCTGGAGGACGCCGGCGGCTGGCCCGTCCGCGACACCGCCCTCCGGTTCGCCGAGTACGCCGAACGGATGGGGCGGGCCCTCGGCGACCGCGTCCACACGTGGACCACGCTGAACGAGCCGTGGTGCTCGGCGTTCCTCGGCTACGCGTCCGGCGTGCACGCGCCCGGCCGCACCGGCCCGGTCGACGCACTGAAGGCCGCGCACCACCTCAACCTCGGGCACGGGCTCGCGAACGGGGCGCTGCGCGGGGTGGTGGCGCCGGACGCGCGGCACTCGGTCACCCTGAACCTGCACCACCTGCGCGGCGAGGACGAGGCGGTCCGGCGCGTGGACGCCGTGTCGAACCGGGTGTTCCTGGACCCGATGCTCGGCCGCGGCTACCCCGCCGACCTCAAGGACGACACCGCCGGCCTGACCGACTGGTCGTTCGTCCGCGACGGCGACGAGGAGACGATCGCCGCGCCGCTCGACGTCCTCGGCGTGAACTACTACTCGCCGACGCTCGTCCGGACCTGGGACGGGACGTCGCCGCGCGAGCACGCGGACGGGCACCGGCAGGGGGCGGCGACGCCGTTCGTCGGCTGCGACGACGTCGAGTTCGCCGTGCAGCCCGGCCCGTACACGGCGATGGGCTGGCCGATCGACGCGACCGGCATGGACGAGCTGCTCCGCCGGCTGCACCGCGAGTACCCCGGCATCCCGCTGATGGTGACCGAGAACGGCGCCGCCTTCGACGACGAGGTCGACGCGGAGGGCGGTGTCCGGGACGATCGCCGCGTCGCGTACCTGCGCGACCACATCGCCGCCGTCGGGCGCGCGATCGCCGCGGGCGCGGACGTCCGCGGCTACTTCGCCTGGTCGCTGCTGGACAACTTCGAGTGGGCCTACGGCTACTCGAAGCGGTTCGGCCTGATCCACGTCGACTACCCGACCGGGGAGCGGACGTGGAAGGACAGCGCCTTCTGGTACCGCGACGCGATCGGGACGAACGGGGCTAAGATCGACGCCCCGGACAACGACGGGACGGCCCGTGGTCAAGATCACTGA
- a CDS encoding serine/threonine-protein kinase: protein MPETVGPGDLPGERYRIEAPLGSGGMATVWRAHDLVLDRAVAVKVPREGWPEEFTRRLRQEAQAAAGLAHPNITGVYDYGEHDFGGRSGVPYVVMELLDGEALADRLARGPLPWREAAAVCAAIGDALAAAHAAGIVHRDIKPANVFLTPVAVKVLDFGIAFTGPDPAGGPVLGTPAYTAPELLDGAPPSPPRTCSRSASSSGRRSPAGRRAPPTCPPTFPRTCPPTSPRCAGAAPIRARTPAPTPPRRPARWPRRRASGCRG, encoded by the coding sequence ATGCCGGAGACCGTGGGCCCGGGCGACCTGCCGGGGGAGCGCTACCGCATCGAGGCGCCGCTCGGCTCGGGCGGCATGGCCACCGTGTGGCGCGCCCACGACCTCGTCCTCGACCGGGCGGTCGCGGTCAAGGTGCCGCGCGAGGGATGGCCGGAGGAGTTCACCCGGCGGCTGCGGCAGGAGGCGCAGGCCGCCGCGGGCCTCGCCCACCCGAACATCACCGGCGTCTACGACTACGGCGAGCACGATTTCGGCGGGCGGAGCGGCGTCCCGTACGTCGTGATGGAGCTGCTCGACGGCGAGGCACTGGCCGACCGGCTGGCGCGCGGCCCGCTGCCGTGGCGGGAGGCCGCCGCGGTGTGCGCCGCGATCGGGGACGCCCTCGCCGCCGCGCACGCGGCCGGGATCGTGCACCGCGACATCAAGCCCGCGAACGTCTTCCTGACGCCGGTGGCCGTGAAGGTCCTCGACTTCGGCATCGCGTTCACCGGCCCCGACCCGGCGGGCGGGCCCGTCCTCGGCACCCCCGCCTACACCGCGCCCGAGCTGTTGGACGGGGCGCCGCCGTCCCCGCCGCGGACGTGTTCTCGCTCGGCGTCGTCCTCGGGCAGGCGCTCACCGGCGGGCCGCCGGGCACCGCCGACCTGCCCGCCGACCTTCCCGCGGACGTGCCCGCCGACCTCGCCGCGCTGTGCCGGCGCTGCGCCGATCCGCGCCCGGACGCCCGCCCCGACGCCGCCGCGGCGGCCCGCGCGCTGGCCGAGGCGGCGGGCGTCCGGCTGTCGCGGGTGA
- the yicI gene encoding alpha-xylosidase, with product MADAAPEVVVDAPDGADAATLTSGALTVRVRRDGTWGVDFLAEGRRLTGSAPKAAAIIGTDERGPGGGRHYVREQLDLGVDHFVYGLGERFGPLAKNGQSVDVWNADGGTASEQAYKNAPFYLTNAGYGVFVDHPGRVSFEVASEVVTRTSFSVEGQSMRYFVIYGPTPREILRKYTALTGRPAKLPDWSFGLWLSTSFTTSYDEETVTSFIDGMAERDLPLSVFHFDCFWMREFQWCDFEWDPRVFPDPPGMLRRLKERGLKICVWINPYIGQRSPLFEEGRANGYLLTRPDGDVWQWDLWQPGLAVVDFTNPEAREWYAAKLDALLEMGVDCFKTDFGERIPTDVVYHDGSDPERAHNYYAFLYNKTVFELLQKRRGEDEAVVFARSATVGGQRFPVHWGGDCESTFEAMGESLRGGLSLGMSGFGYWSHDIGGFEGTPDPALFKRWIAFGMLSSHSRLHGSGSYRVPWLFDEESVDVLRTFTKLKMRLMPYLAGAARQAHEEGAPMMRAMVLEFPDDPACTHLERQYMLGDDLLVAPVFAPDGTVAYYVPDGVWTHYATGERVAGGRWVRETHGFESVPLLVRPGAVVAEGAVDDRPDYDHADGVTLRVYEPADGARIVTKVGDATFTTERTGATVRVTGPDAGAWNVLLVNARAAGVRGGTAAEDPRGALVGASGGEVVITLEEEQN from the coding sequence CTGGCGGACGCCGCGCCCGAGGTCGTCGTGGACGCGCCCGACGGCGCGGACGCGGCGACGCTGACGTCCGGCGCGCTGACCGTGCGGGTCCGGCGGGACGGGACGTGGGGCGTCGACTTCCTCGCGGAGGGGCGGCGGCTCACCGGCAGCGCCCCGAAGGCCGCCGCGATCATCGGCACCGACGAGCGCGGGCCGGGAGGGGGCCGGCACTACGTCCGCGAGCAGCTCGACCTCGGCGTCGACCACTTCGTGTACGGGCTCGGCGAGCGGTTCGGCCCGCTGGCGAAGAACGGGCAGTCGGTGGACGTGTGGAACGCCGACGGCGGCACGGCCAGCGAGCAGGCGTACAAGAACGCGCCGTTCTACCTGACGAACGCGGGCTACGGGGTGTTCGTCGACCATCCGGGCCGCGTGTCGTTCGAGGTGGCGTCGGAGGTCGTGACGCGGACGTCGTTCAGCGTCGAGGGGCAGTCGATGCGGTACTTCGTCATCTACGGCCCGACGCCCCGGGAGATCCTGCGCAAGTACACGGCGCTGACGGGGCGGCCCGCGAAGCTGCCCGACTGGTCGTTCGGGCTGTGGCTGTCGACGTCGTTCACGACGTCCTACGACGAGGAGACCGTCACCTCGTTCATCGACGGGATGGCCGAGCGCGACCTGCCGCTCAGCGTGTTCCACTTCGACTGCTTCTGGATGCGCGAGTTCCAGTGGTGCGACTTCGAATGGGATCCGCGCGTGTTCCCCGACCCGCCGGGGATGCTGCGGCGGCTGAAGGAGCGCGGGCTCAAGATCTGCGTGTGGATCAACCCCTACATCGGGCAGCGGTCGCCGCTGTTCGAGGAGGGCCGCGCGAACGGCTACCTGCTGACGCGCCCGGACGGGGACGTGTGGCAGTGGGACCTGTGGCAGCCGGGCCTCGCGGTCGTCGACTTCACCAACCCCGAGGCCCGCGAGTGGTACGCGGCGAAGCTCGACGCGCTGCTGGAGATGGGCGTCGACTGCTTCAAGACCGACTTCGGGGAGCGCATCCCCACGGACGTCGTGTACCACGACGGGTCCGACCCGGAGCGCGCGCACAACTACTACGCGTTCCTCTACAACAAGACCGTGTTCGAGCTGCTCCAGAAGAGGCGCGGTGAGGACGAGGCGGTGGTGTTCGCGCGGTCGGCGACCGTGGGCGGGCAGCGGTTCCCGGTGCACTGGGGCGGCGACTGCGAGTCGACGTTCGAGGCCATGGGAGAGAGCCTGCGCGGGGGCCTGTCCCTGGGCATGTCCGGGTTCGGCTACTGGAGCCACGACATCGGCGGGTTCGAGGGCACGCCCGATCCCGCGCTGTTCAAGCGGTGGATCGCGTTCGGGATGCTGTCGTCGCACAGCCGCCTGCACGGCAGCGGCTCCTACCGGGTGCCGTGGCTGTTCGACGAGGAGTCGGTCGACGTCCTGCGCACCTTCACGAAGCTGAAGATGCGGCTGATGCCGTACCTGGCGGGCGCCGCGCGGCAGGCGCACGAGGAGGGCGCGCCGATGATGCGCGCGATGGTCCTGGAGTTCCCGGACGATCCGGCCTGCACGCACCTCGAACGCCAGTACATGCTCGGCGACGACCTCCTCGTCGCCCCCGTGTTCGCGCCCGACGGGACGGTCGCCTACTACGTGCCCGACGGCGTGTGGACGCACTACGCGACCGGCGAACGGGTCGCGGGCGGGCGCTGGGTGCGGGAGACGCACGGGTTCGAGAGCGTCCCGCTGCTGGTCCGTCCGGGCGCGGTGGTCGCCGAGGGCGCGGTCGACGACCGTCCCGACTACGACCACGCGGACGGCGTCACGCTCCGGGTGTACGAACCGGCCGACGGCGCCCGGATCGTCACGAAGGTCGGGGACGCGACGTTCACGACCGAACGCACCGGCGCGACCGTCCGCGTGACCGGCCCGGACGCGGGGGCGTGGAACGTTCTCCTGGTCAACGCGCGGGCGGCCGGCGTACGGGGCGGTACGGCCGCCGAGGACCCGCGGGGCGCGCTCGTCGGGGCGTCCGGCGGCGAAGTCGTCATCACTCTGGAAGAGGAGCAGAACTGA